A part of Antechinus flavipes isolate AdamAnt ecotype Samford, QLD, Australia chromosome 6, AdamAnt_v2, whole genome shotgun sequence genomic DNA contains:
- the SF1 gene encoding splicing factor 1 isoform X6, with product MATGANATPLDFPNKKRKRSRWNQDTMEQKTVIPGMPTVIPPGLTREQERAYIVQLQIEDLTRKLRTGDLGIPPNPEDRSPSPEPIYNSEGKRLNTREFRTRKKLEEERHNLITEMVALNPDFKPPADYKPPATRVSDKVMIPQDEYPEINFVGLLIGPRGNTLKNIEKECNAKIMIRGKGSVKEGKVGRKDGQMLPGEDEPLHALVTANTMENVKKAVEQIRNILKQGIETPEDQNDLRKMQLRELARLNGTLREDDNRILRPWQSSETRSITNTTVCTKCGGAGHIASDCKFQRPGDPQSAQDKARMDKEYLSLMAELGEAPVPASAGSASGPAAAPLASAPRPAAPANNPPPPSLMSTTQSRPPWMNSGPSENRPYHGMHGGGPGGPGGGPHNFPHPLPSLTGGHGGHPMQHNPNGPPPPWMQPPPPPMNQGPHPPGHHGPPPMVPGKYACGLWGLSPTSRKRYDAAAAYGHDAAAAASQWAAPTPSLWPSSPMAAAAAAASASPAAQQQYGFQYPLAMAAKYDDYHHERWHRVHPAMATAAGGCRSFSRSPSDARQPHYGAPAPRGPAASAARGPPPSAASATWFRRHDVRPAPSSSASHGPF from the exons ATGGCGACCGGAGCGAACGCCACGCCGCTGG ATTTCCCCAATAAGAAGCGGAAGAGGAGCCGCTGGAATCAGGACACGATGGAACAGAAGACCGTGATCCCGGGCATGCCTACTGTGATCCCCCCGGGCCTGACGAGGGAGCAAGAAAGAGCTTACATAG TGCAACTGCAGATAGAAGACCTGACTCGCAAACTGCGCACAGGAGACCTGGGCATCCCCCCTAACCCTGAGGACAG GTCCCCTTCCCCTGAGCCCATTTACAATAGCGAGGGGAAGCGCCTCAACACGAGGGAATTTCGAACCCGGAAGAAGCTGGAGGAAGAAAGACACAACCTCATCACCGAGATGGTGGCGCTCAATCCCGACTTCAAGCCTCCTGCAGATTACAA ACCTCCAGCGACCCGGGTAAGCGACAAGGTGATGATTCCGCAAGATGAGTATCCAGAAATCAACTTTGTGGGACTTCTCATTGGACCCAG GGGCAACACCTTGAAGAATATTGAGAAGGAGTGCAACGCCAAGATTATGATCCGGGGGAAAGGATCTGTGAAGGAAGGCAAAGTCGGGCGCAAAGATGGACAGATGCTGCCCGGGGAGGATGAGCCCCTCCATGCCCTGGTTACTGCCAATACCATGGAGAATGTCAAAAAGGCAGTGGAACAG ATCCGGAACATTCTGAAGCAGGGCATTGAAACCCCAGAAGACCAGAATGATCTCCGGAAGATGCAGCTTCGAGAGTTAGCCCGCCTGAACGGCACTCTGCGGGAGGATGACAACAG GATCTTAAGACCATGGCAGAGCTCAGAGACCCGAAGCATCACCAATACCACGGTCTGCACCAAATGTGGAGGGGCTGGCCACATTGCTTCAGATTGCAAGTTCCAAAG gcCTGGTGACCCGCAGTCGGCCCAGGACAAAGCCCGCATGGACAAGGAGTACCTGTCTCTCATGGCAGAGCTGGGCGAAGCTCCGGTTCCAGCTTCTGCCGGCTCGGCCTCTGGGCCCGCCGCCGCCCCGCTGGCCAGCGCACCTCGGCCTGCCGCCCCTGCCAACAACCCGCCGCCGCCG TCTCTCATGTCCACCACCCAGAGCCGCCCGCCATGGATGAACTCGGGGCCCTCGGAGAATCGCCCGTACCACGGGATGCACGGCGGAGGGCCCGGTGGCCCCGGCGGCGGGCCTCACAACTTCCCACACCCGCTGCCCAGTCTGACGGGGGGGCACGGTGGTCACCCCATGCAGCACAACCCCAACGGGCCCCCGCCCCCCTGGATGCAGCCGCCGCCACCGCCGATGAACCAGGGGCCCCACCCACCTGGGCACCATGGCCCTCCTCCAATGG TACCTGGGAAGTACGCCTGTGGGCTCTGGGGTCTATCGCCTACATCAAGGAAAAG GTATGATGCCGCCGCCGCCTATGGGCATgatgccgccgccgccgcctcccaGTGGGcagcccccaccccctccctctgGCCCTCTTCCCCcatggcagcagcagcagcagcagcctccGCCTCCCCCGCCGCCCAGCAGCAGTATGGCTTCCAGTACCCCCTTGCCATGGCAGCAAA ATACGACGACTACCACCACGAGCGCTGGCACAGGGTCCATCCCGCCATGGCAACAGCAGCAGGCGGCTGCCGCAGCTTCTCCAGGAGCCCCTCAGATGCAAGGCAACCCCACTATGGTGCCCCTGCCCCCCGGGGTCCAGCCGCCTCTGCCGCCCGGGGCCCCCCCCCCTCCGCCGCCTCCGCCACCTGGTTCCGCCGGCATGATGTACGCCCCGCCCCCTCCTCCTCCGCCTCCCATGGACCCTTCTAA